Below is a genomic region from Parageobacillus toebii NBRC 107807.
CCCATAAACGTTCTAAATTGTAATAATTGCGTTCCTCTTTATCAAAAATATGGGCGACGATATCGCCTAAATCGACTAAAACCCATTTTGCCTCATGAAACCCTTCTACCCGTTTCACCGGAATATGGTGTTCCTCTGCTTTCTCTTTTATTTCCCGCGCAATCGCTTGTACTTGTTTCTCCGAATTTCCATGACAAATCACAAAATAATCAGCGACAAGAGAAATTCCTTTCATATTTAGGACAACGATATTTTCCGCTTTTTTGTCATCGGCTGCTCGAACAACCAATTGCAATATTTCCTGTTCTGTCATTCTTCACATTCCCCCTTTATTTCCATCATCAACGAATTATATGTGTGAATCGTGTCTGGATAAATGAGCTGATTTTTTTTCAACAAAAATTGAATGGTGTTTTGTAACGATTTTACTAACGCCTTGTTCAGATCTTGTTTGGCCAGATCACGAACTTCATCTACTCCTGGGAATATCCGTCCAGGTTCAATATAATCGGCAAGGTAAATAATTTTTTCCAATAATGTCATATTTGCTCGTCCTGATGTATGATAACGAATCGCGTTTAATATATCTTCATCTTCGATTCCAACTTCCGTCCTTACTAAGTAAGCACCGACTGGAGCATGCCAAAGTTCCGAGTTGTAAGAAAGCAAGTCTTTTGGCATATTTTGCTCTAAAATGATTTGTTTCATTTCTTCTTTCGGACGGAACTTCGCATAGTCATGAAAAATAGCCGCCAATTCCGCTTTTTTCACATCCGCTCCATACTGCTCCGCAAGCTCGATTGCCGTTTCCATAACGCCAATTGTATGTTGATAGCGATGTTCTGTCAATTGTTTTTTAACAAGAGTTAACGCTTTTTCTCGCTCCATATAGCTTTCTCTCCTCAATATAAAGTCTTACACATTCCGGCACTAAATATCGGATTGTTTGTCCTTTTCTTACCCGATCACGAATCATCGAAGAAGATACCGCAAATTGCGGCACTTCTACTTCCATAATCGGATAAGATGTTTCAGTGGAAAACCCAGGCCGCTTTACACCCACAAATGTTACTAGCTGGATCAGTTCAGCAATTTTATACCAGTGTGGCAAATATTCCACCATATCTGCACCGATAATAAAATAAAACTCATGATCTGGGTGCATAGAAAGCAGTTGACGAATTGTATCATACGTATACGACGGTCCTTCTCTTTCCAGTTCAATCGTTTCGATATGAAAGCGCGGATGATCAGCAATCGCTAATTCAAGCATGCGCAAGCGATCTTCACTTTTTGTCACTTGTTCATGTTGTTTATGTGGAGGGATGCGGTTCGGCATAAACCAAATTTCTGACAACTGAAGAGCATGCAGCACTTCATTCGCCATTAATAAATGCCCGTAATGCGGTGGATCAAATGTCCCTCCAAAAATCCCGATTTTTCTCATATTTTCTTCCCTCCGCCATGCATATGCGCAACTTTGCCGTTTAGCGCGGTAACACAATTTGCTTATTTTCTTTTGACTCCTTATACAATACAATGGTATTCCCAATTACTTGTACAAGTTCCGCGCCCGCTCCTTGTGCAAGTTGCTCGGCGACAACATGGCGATCTTCCTCACAATTTTGCAGCACGCTCACTTTAATAAGCTCACGCGCTTCGAGCGCATCGATAATTTGCTTAATCATATTTTCATTAACTCCGCCTTTTCCAACTTGAAAAATTGGTTTCAAATGATGGGCTTTCGCCCGCAAAAAACGTTTTTGTTTTCCTGTTAACATATGTTATGTTACCCCCTAAGCTGTTCGATCACTATTTTTTTCATACGTTGGACATCCGGGAATATTCCTGTCCATTTTTCAAATGCTAACGCCCCTTGATATACAAACATCCCGACTCCATTTTGGATAATTCCATTTCTTTTTCGTGCTTCCTTCAACCATTTTGTCTCTAATGGATTGTAAATAATATCAGAAACGATCGTTCCTTCTTTCATATTTGCAAGAGAAAGCGGCATTTCTTCCATATTAGGGTACATTCCAACAGACGTCGTATTAATGAGAATATCATATTCTCCTAAACGCTCTTCCGCTTCATTTAACGAGTATACAACTGATGAAACAGAAGCATTACATTCATCAATAAGCTGTTTTGCTTTGGATACCGTTCGATTGCAAATATCGATTTGTTTTGCACCGCGATCGGCAAGAGAAACATAAATGCCTCTTGCTGCTCCACCAGCTCCAATAAGCAAAATGCGCCTTTCTTTTATATCGACGTTTATTTCTTCCTCTAGCGCCCGAACATATCCAGGACCATCTGTATTATAGCCGATCAATCGTCCATTTCTATTCACGATCGTATTGACCGCACCGATGCGGCGCGCTGTTGGATCCACCTCATCGAGCAATGGCATCACCGCTGTTTTATGAGGAATCGTTACATTTACCCCCGAAATGCCAAGGGCCCTTACCCCGGCAATAGCATCCTTCAAGCGTTCCGGCTCTACATGAAATGCATGGTAGTGTGCGGCAATGTTCATGTTTTGAAATGCATCATTATGCATAATTGGCGATAGGGAATGGTGAACAGGACAACCAAATAACGCATATAATTTTTCCATTTTCTCTTCTCCCCTATTTTACTTACAAAAGAATTAAATCAATGATTTCCTTATTAAGATGTCGACTCCCTTTGGTGCATACGCAACCACTTGCGCTCCTGGTTCGTTGCATGTCACCCAACCAAGTCCGGAAAATACAATGTCTGTCTTTCTTTCTTTTATGGTGAATGTATGCGCCTCTAATGGCGGGAATTGGTCGATATAATGTTTGCGCGGAGGAGAAAGAAGTTCACCTAATTGATTGGCATATAACGCATCCGCTTTTTCTAACTTCGTCCGATGAATGAGCAGCTCATTGGAGAAATAACATACAAAAGACCGTCTTCCCCCTTTTATATAATCAAGCCGGGCGAGCCCCCCGAAAAATAACGTTTGTTGTTCATTCAGCTGATACACTTTCGGATGGATTTCTCGCTTTGGAGTGATGATTTTTAAATCTTTTTTGTCCACAAAGTGCGCCATTTGATGGTGATTAATAATTCCCGGCGTATCATAAATCGCCGCTCCATCATCTAATGGAATTTCGATCATATCCAACGTCGTTCCCGGAAAATAGGATGTTGTAATTACATTTCCTTTCCCCGTTGCCTCTTGAATAATACGATTAATAAACGTTGATTTTCCAACATTCGTACAGCCAACCACATAAACGTCTTTCCCAAACCGATATTTTTCAATCGCCTCCATTACTTTCGCCATTCCGATTCCTTTGACAGCGCTCACTAAACATATGTCAATTGGCTTCAAGCCGAGATCGCTTGCCGATTGTTTCATCCAATGAATAAGCTTTGGATATTTCACCGATTTTGGAAGCAAGTCCACTTTATTGCCAACGAGCAAAATCGGGTTGTTCGCAACAAACCGATGCAATCCTGGAAGCCAGCTTCCATTGAAATCAAAAATATCAACAATTTTTACGACAAGTGCTTCCGACTGTCCGATGCGGTGTAAAATTTTTGAAAAGTCATCATCTGTCAGTGCTACATCTTGCACTTCGTTATAGTGCTTTAAGCGAAAGCAGCGTTGACAAATGACTTCTTCTTTTTCTTTTTCTAAAACGCTTTTTGGTGCATACCCAGGTTTTGTCTCATCTTCCGATTGAATTAGCGCTCCACAGCCAATGCAGCGAATTTGTTGTTCCACCATCATTCCTCCCAATAAATCATGCCTTTTTTACGCATCATATTTAAAATTATCCGTTCTATCTTTCGGTTCAATCGAGTCCAAAGCCCATCTGTCTGCGCAACCGGTACAACTAAAATGGTATTTAATCCTAACCGGTTTCCTCCAAACACATCGGTTAGCAATTGATCACCGATGACAACAACTTCATCTTTCCTCAATTGCATCATCGATAACGCTTTTTGGAAAGCGCTTGTCAGCGGCTTCCGTGCTTCGAAAATAAACGGAATGCCAAGCGGTTCCGCGAAAGATTGCACCCGCTTTTTATTATTATTCGATACGATGATCACCTTAATGCCCTCTTGCTTCATATTCTCAAACCACTCCATTAGCTCCGGAGTGGCGCTTGGACGATCCCACTCGACAAGCGTATTATCTAAATCTGTAATGATTCCTTTAATTCCTTTTTCTTTTAACTCACTAGGAGTAATATCCAGTACACGTTTGACAAACTGGCTTGGCAAAAAATAATGAAGCATGTCCATCACCTTACCTTTTTAGGCACTGACTTTCGGCTTTTCTGCCTTTAACCATCATACCTAATTTTCACTAGTCTTTCAAAACAAACTTTGACAAATATATACAATCACAAAAATTTTTTCGACAAAGTTCGTTATCCCCAAAATTGTGGATAAGTTTTGTCCACATCATTCACAAGCATAAAATCAGATCCCGACAACCTTATAAACATGTTTTCCACATGTTATCCACTTGTTGTTGTGGATAACAGAACGGTTGTTCTACATCGGAAATCATGGTACAGTTAAAGTAACTTACCATTATATGTATTGACTGCAAATCATATTCCATTGCTGAAGGAGGTTTTCAGCATGAAATATCTATCCGACGAGCTATTAATCGAATCATATTATAAAGCAAAAGAATTAAAATTAAGCCCGGAGTTTATTGAATTAATTGAAAGAGAAATTCGCCACCGTTCGTTAGAACATAAAATTAAGCTTTCATCATAATAGCCTCCAGGGCTTTTTTTTATTTTAAATAGCCAATCCGTTCCCCTACTTTCACTCCCATTGGCACCACAATTCGTTCATCAAGCTCAACACTGTCTTTTTCAAACAATAAAACGACGGTAGATCCAAAAGAAAAATAGGCAATTTCTTGCCCTTTCGTAAGATGCTTGCTCACATGGGTAAGCTCAATGCTGTTGACAAACATCGCACCTATTTTTACAATCGCGATATGTTTTCCGTTTGCAGCTACTTCTGTAATCATGCGATAGTTTTTCGATAACGGTCGCTTTCCATATTTTAAGCCAAGGCGGTTGACAGGGTACGATTTTTTTCCAAGAGCCCATTGTTTTTGCACAACTCCAGATATTGGGCTATGGATGCGATGATAATGGCTTGGGCTTAAATACAAAATAATGAATAATCCGTTTAAATATTTTTTTGCCGCTTCGCCGCTTCCAAGCATTTCTGCAATCGAATATGTCTTGCCCTTAACGACGATTTCGCTATTTTCACGGATCACACCGATATCTTCAATAATCGCATCAACAGGGCTAATAACACTGTTTTTCGTTTGATCAATCGGTCTTGTCCCCGCTTTTAGCTTGCGAATAAATAGTTGCTGCAACGTTTCATAATTTTTTAAGTTTTTTTCCATTTCTTCCTGATTAATATCATAAATTTTTGCATACGATGGAATAAGTAATGCACTTAAGCGGGACTTCGTAAAAATTGCGATCATTTTTGATGAAAGTGAATGATTCGTCAATTCAATCATAAGACGATACAACCATTTTAACAAATATATTCCCTCCAATTTATGGCGGTCATGTTTTTTACTACTTTTCATATTATAAATAAAATGAGTATAATTGTAGTAGACTTTGTTTGCCGCGTTTTAGAGCGAAAAGGAGTGAGGAGAATGTTTTTATTGGATTATTTAGATTACACATTAAAAAAGCTAAAAGCAAATATGGCAAATATTTTAACGATGACCAATTTATCACTAGGTGGTTTTTCCGTCTTAACGACGTTAAAAGGGCAGCTTAATGTCAGTCTGCTTCTCGTTTTTTTAGCAGCCTTAGTCGACCGCTTTGATGGGGCTGTTGCCCGCAAATTAAATATTGAATCAGAACTCGGAAAACAATTGGACTCCATGAGTGATATTATATCATTTGGAGTAGCTCCTGCGTTGTTAATTTATCAAAGCCTGCTGCATGAATTTGGCGCGCCTGGTGCGTTTTTTACGATTTTATACATCGGCTGCGGCGCCTTTCGTCTTGCTCGTTTTAACATTACAGAAAACAGCGGCTATTTTTCGGGACTTCCAATTACAGCTGCGGGAGTACTGCTAACATTAAGCTATTTAACGATTCATTATTTTCCTCCGCAATTTTTCATTTTCCTTATGATTACATTGTCGTTTTTAATGGTTGGAACATTTAAATTGAAAAAAATATAAAACAAACATAGGAAGACTGTCCTTTCCAAAATGAAGTCATAATGGATTGGGCAGCCTTTTTTATTTTCTATTCACACCATTTTCTCTTTTCAATCCTTATTATTAATTATATGATAAATGTGAATTCATTATAAAGTACAAATAACATATGAATATGGTGTTTTAAGAAATAACGGGGGGATTTCATTTGGACAAAACATCCATTATCGGCATTCTTCTTGGTATTATCGCTGTAGGTGTTGGAATGTACTTTAAAGGTGTCAATCCAAGCGTATTAATTAACCCTGCAGCGATTTTAATTATTATCGTTGGAACTATCGCTTCTGTTACCATCGCTTTTCCAACTCGCGAAATTAAAAAAGTGCCAAAACTGTTCGGCGTGCTTTTTAAAGAACAAAACATCCCAACCATCGAAGAATTAATTCCATTGTTCGTCGATTGGGCGAACGTGGCTCGACGGGAAGGATTGCTCGCACTGGAAGCAAAATTAGACGAAATTGATGATCCATTTTTACGAAATGGTTTGAGCATGGCAATTGATGGGCAGACACAAGATTTTATTCGCGATGTAATGACAGAGGAAATTGAAGCGATGGAAGAACGGCATGAAGCGAATGCAGCCATTTTTTCGCAAGCAGGTACATACGCGCCAACACTTGGGGTGCTAGGAGCGGTCATCGGGCTAATTTCGGCATTAGGCAATATCGATAACATTAGCGAGCTCGGCAAAGCAATTAGCGCGGCATTCGTCGCAACACTGCTGGGAATTTTCACTGGGTACGTGTTATGGCATCCATTTGCCAATAAATTAAGAAGAAAATCAAAAGAAGAGGCGAAAATACGGCGAGTCATGATTGAAGGGGTCCTTTCCATTCTAGAAGGACAAGCACCGCGGACAATTGAACAAAAACTTGCTTCCTATCTTCCGGAAACTGAACGCAAGAAAATTGTAGAACAGGGAGAAAAAAGAAATGAGTAAGAAAAAAAAACAAAAACAAGAAGAGCATATTAACGAGTCATGGCTTATTCCGTACTCTGATTTATTAACGTTATTACTCGCTCTTTTTATCGTTTTGTTTGCAAGCAGCCAAATCGATCAAAAAAAATTCCAGCAAATCGCCCGGTCATTTAATACAGCATTGGCTGGCGGAACAGGTGTGCTTGATTTTGAAAGCCCAATCGAACCGGAAACCCCGCCTTCGCCATCAAAACAAGAACATAAACAGCAACAAAAAAATTTAAATAAAGAAGATAAAGAAGAGTTGCATGCCGTACAAGAAAAAATTGATACATATATCGCGGAAAAGCATTTAAATGGGAAATTACAAACTTCTTTAACAGATGAGGGGCTGGCGATTACGATATTAAATGATATTTTATTTGATTCCGGAAGTGCAGAAGTACGACCAAAAGATCGAAAGCTAGCTAAAGAGATTTCCCAACTGCTTGTCATGAATCCGCCGCGAAATATTATTATTAGCGGGCATACCGATAACGTACCGATTCACAATGCGCAATTTGCTTCAAACTGGGAGCTAAGCGTCATGCGTGCTATAAATTTTATGAAAATATTATTGGAAAATCCCGAGCTCGACCCGCGTTGGTTTAGCGCGAAAGGATACGGAGAATTTAAACCAGTAGCGCCCAATAATACTCCTGAAGGGCGGATGAAAAACCGGCGCGTTGAAATCTTAATTTTGCCAAAAACCGAAGCTTCCCGTCAATAATTTGACGTTTCCATCTCTCTCCCTATTGATGAAAAAGGCTGGCAGATGTTTGCCAGCCTTTTTATGCTAAAGCTTAATAGAAAATTTAATCACTCCTGCTTTTACCATTGTTTCCACCAAAATCACAAATGCTGGACCAATAAACAGCCCGATAAAACCTAACAGTTGAAATCCTAAATAAACGCTCACTAATGCAGCCAAAGGGGAAATGCCTAAATTGGTTGAGAAAACTTTCGGCTCAATAATACGACGTATAACCGTAATAATCACAAATAATACAATGAGGCCGATCCCTAGGCCGCTATTGCCATTCGCAATACTTATTATTCCCCATGGCACTAACACCGAGCCAGTCCCTAAAATCGGCAAAATATCCACAACAACAATTAGCAGTGCCATAATAACCGCATAATCCACTTTCAACAACAATAAACCGGCCAATGCAAGGAAAAAAGTGATGAGACTTAACAAAAATTGCGCTTTAATAAACCCGATGCCAGCTTTGCTTAATTGCGTCACAATCATCGCTAACCGCTGATGTGTACGTTCAGACAAATATTTTTTGAGCCTCTTTTTTAACTTTGGCAAATCTAAACTAATTAAAAACAGCGCTACTAAATATACTAAAAAATGAATAAGAAAGCCGGGAATAAGCGTGATAAAATGAACAATCGACTGCGTCGAATTCGTCGCAAATTCCAAAAGCAAACGTTGTATCGTTTCAACGCTGTTTTCCAACGAAGCGATAATCTCTTTTGGAATCGAACTCGAATACGATTCCCATGTTTGAATAAACTTATTAAAAACTTCTGTCGCTTCACTCAAAAAATGTGGCAGTTTTTGCGAAAATGTCATAATTTGCTGCACAAGTATGACAATAAGAAAATAAAACGCAAAGCCAACGATAATAAGAAATAACGAAAAAACCGTCGTTACTGCATGCACCCGTTTCAGCCGGTAATTGTTCTGCAAATTTTTTACTGCTGGCTCTAATAATAATGCTGTCGCTAATGCAAAGACAAGCGGCAAGCTATACGGCAGCAAAAATAAACCTATTGCAATCACGAAGGCAATAATAATAAACTTTTTCACTATCATACCCCATTCAATTTGATTTTACTTCGCAACTTCTATTATAAATATAGCGAATGGAGTAAAGACAATCAACAACATTAAAATCTCCCTGCTATTTGGAAAACGAGAACAATCATCCCAAGAAACCATACATACATCGCAAATCCTTTTAATGAATGACGCTTTCAATAGTTAATCATCCAGCGCACTGCAATATAGCCAAATAACGCCGAAGAAACCGTCCCGATCACAAACGCATCGGTATATGTAATGTCATCCATTCGTTTATACCCATGCTTTACACCATCAGCTATCCAAAGAAATAAGCCAGTTACTAAAAATTCCCATCCAATAGTCGCCCCTGTCTTAGAAATTTCTTCAAAGTAATAAACAACTGCCCGACAACAACTGCTGGAATCGTCCCTATCACTAACAAAAACGTTAGCTTGCTAAACGGCTTGCGAATCATATAGAACAATTCCTCTTTGTAAATGACAAACACGGCTAACAGGGTGCCGATATGAAGCATAGTATCAAGGAATAACCCCGCCTCATCAAGCCCAAACAAATGTCTCCCCAAATATAAATGTCCCGTACTGCTGATTGGCAAAAACTCCGTAAGCCCTTGAAGCATTCCTAAAATAAACGCCTCTATTTTTGTCATCGTTCTCTTCCCCAACATTCCCCTTAAAAACAATTATGTTCGTTTTCGACGATAAACTTGAAGCACAATATAAATGACAGTAACCACAATCGCAACGATGATCACCGGCCGCAAATAAGGCCGGGCAATCTCATCAATTTCCTGCCAGTGGCTTCCTAGCCGTTCCCCTAAAAAAATAAAGAAAATAGACCATGGGATAACCGCACATGTTGTATAAAAGGTAAATTTCTTCCATGACATTTTTGCGATACCAGCTGGAATAGAAATGGCATGGCGCACAACCGGAATAAAGCGCGCGGTAAAAATGACGCCCGAGCCGTATTTTTCAAACCATTGCTCTGATAAATCGAGATGTTTCTTTTTAATCAATAAATATTTTCCATACTTATCAAGAAACGGTCTTCCCCCGTAGTATCCCATCCAATATAGAAAAAGCTGGGCGATCGTTCCGCCGATGGTTCCAGCTATCACCGCTCCAACAAATGATATTTCCTCACGTGATACTAAATACCCCGCATATGCCAGCACAATTTCACTTGGAATCACCTCAATC
It encodes:
- the rsfS gene encoding ribosome silencing factor, whose amino-acid sequence is MTEQEILQLVVRAADDKKAENIVVLNMKGISLVADYFVICHGNSEKQVQAIAREIKEKAEEHHIPVKRVEGFHEAKWVLVDLGDIVAHIFDKEERNYYNLERLWGDAPLEDVESVLQQ
- the yqeK gene encoding bis(5'-nucleosyl)-tetraphosphatase (symmetrical) YqeK, producing MEREKALTLVKKQLTEHRYQHTIGVMETAIELAEQYGADVKKAELAAIFHDYAKFRPKEEMKQIILEQNMPKDLLSYNSELWHAPVGAYLVRTEVGIEDEDILNAIRYHTSGRANMTLLEKIIYLADYIEPGRIFPGVDEVRDLAKQDLNKALVKSLQNTIQFLLKKNQLIYPDTIHTYNSLMMEIKGECEE
- a CDS encoding nicotinate-nucleotide adenylyltransferase, with amino-acid sequence MRKIGIFGGTFDPPHYGHLLMANEVLHALQLSEIWFMPNRIPPHKQHEQVTKSEDRLRMLELAIADHPRFHIETIELEREGPSYTYDTIRQLLSMHPDHEFYFIIGADMVEYLPHWYKIAELIQLVTFVGVKRPGFSTETSYPIMEVEVPQFAVSSSMIRDRVRKGQTIRYLVPECVRLYIEERKLYGARKSVNSC
- the yhbY gene encoding ribosome assembly RNA-binding protein YhbY, translated to MLTGKQKRFLRAKAHHLKPIFQVGKGGVNENMIKQIIDALEARELIKVSVLQNCEEDRHVVAEQLAQGAGAELVQVIGNTIVLYKESKENKQIVLPR
- the aroE gene encoding shikimate dehydrogenase; the encoded protein is MEKLYALFGCPVHHSLSPIMHNDAFQNMNIAAHYHAFHVEPERLKDAIAGVRALGISGVNVTIPHKTAVMPLLDEVDPTARRIGAVNTIVNRNGRLIGYNTDGPGYVRALEEEINVDIKERRILLIGAGGAARGIYVSLADRGAKQIDICNRTVSKAKQLIDECNASVSSVVYSLNEAEERLGEYDILINTTSVGMYPNMEEMPLSLANMKEGTIVSDIIYNPLETKWLKEARKRNGIIQNGVGMFVYQGALAFEKWTGIFPDVQRMKKIVIEQLRG
- the yqeH gene encoding ribosome biogenesis GTPase YqeH yields the protein MVEQQIRCIGCGALIQSEDETKPGYAPKSVLEKEKEEVICQRCFRLKHYNEVQDVALTDDDFSKILHRIGQSEALVVKIVDIFDFNGSWLPGLHRFVANNPILLVGNKVDLLPKSVKYPKLIHWMKQSASDLGLKPIDICLVSAVKGIGMAKVMEAIEKYRFGKDVYVVGCTNVGKSTFINRIIQEATGKGNVITTSYFPGTTLDMIEIPLDDGAAIYDTPGIINHHQMAHFVDKKDLKIITPKREIHPKVYQLNEQQTLFFGGLARLDYIKGGRRSFVCYFSNELLIHRTKLEKADALYANQLGELLSPPRKHYIDQFPPLEAHTFTIKERKTDIVFSGLGWVTCNEPGAQVVAYAPKGVDILIRKSLI
- a CDS encoding YqeG family HAD IIIA-type phosphatase, with the protein product MLHYFLPSQFVKRVLDITPSELKEKGIKGIITDLDNTLVEWDRPSATPELMEWFENMKQEGIKVIIVSNNNKKRVQSFAEPLGIPFIFEARKPLTSAFQKALSMMQLRKDEVVVIGDQLLTDVFGGNRLGLNTILVVPVAQTDGLWTRLNRKIERIILNMMRKKGMIYWEE
- a CDS encoding sporulation histidine kinase inhibitor Sda; translated protein: MKYLSDELLIESYYKAKELKLSPEFIELIEREIRHRSLEHKIKLSS
- a CDS encoding phosphatidylserine decarboxylase → MLKWLYRLMIELTNHSLSSKMIAIFTKSRLSALLIPSYAKIYDINQEEMEKNLKNYETLQQLFIRKLKAGTRPIDQTKNSVISPVDAIIEDIGVIRENSEIVVKGKTYSIAEMLGSGEAAKKYLNGLFIILYLSPSHYHRIHSPISGVVQKQWALGKKSYPVNRLGLKYGKRPLSKNYRMITEVAANGKHIAIVKIGAMFVNSIELTHVSKHLTKGQEIAYFSFGSTVVLLFEKDSVELDERIVVPMGVKVGERIGYLK
- the pssA gene encoding CDP-diacylglycerol--serine O-phosphatidyltransferase, whose translation is MFLLDYLDYTLKKLKANMANILTMTNLSLGGFSVLTTLKGQLNVSLLLVFLAALVDRFDGAVARKLNIESELGKQLDSMSDIISFGVAPALLIYQSLLHEFGAPGAFFTILYIGCGAFRLARFNITENSGYFSGLPITAAGVLLTLSYLTIHYFPPQFFIFLMITLSFLMVGTFKLKKI
- the motA gene encoding flagellar motor stator protein MotA produces the protein MDKTSIIGILLGIIAVGVGMYFKGVNPSVLINPAAILIIIVGTIASVTIAFPTREIKKVPKLFGVLFKEQNIPTIEELIPLFVDWANVARREGLLALEAKLDEIDDPFLRNGLSMAIDGQTQDFIRDVMTEEIEAMEERHEANAAIFSQAGTYAPTLGVLGAVIGLISALGNIDNISELGKAISAAFVATLLGIFTGYVLWHPFANKLRRKSKEEAKIRRVMIEGVLSILEGQAPRTIEQKLASYLPETERKKIVEQGEKRNE
- the motB gene encoding flagellar motor protein MotB, whose protein sequence is MSKKKKQKQEEHINESWLIPYSDLLTLLLALFIVLFASSQIDQKKFQQIARSFNTALAGGTGVLDFESPIEPETPPSPSKQEHKQQQKNLNKEDKEELHAVQEKIDTYIAEKHLNGKLQTSLTDEGLAITILNDILFDSGSAEVRPKDRKLAKEISQLLVMNPPRNIIISGHTDNVPIHNAQFASNWELSVMRAINFMKILLENPELDPRWFSAKGYGEFKPVAPNNTPEGRMKNRRVEILILPKTEASRQ
- the ytvI gene encoding sporulation integral membrane protein YtvI; its protein translation is MKKFIIIAFVIAIGLFLLPYSLPLVFALATALLLEPAVKNLQNNYRLKRVHAVTTVFSLFLIIVGFAFYFLIVILVQQIMTFSQKLPHFLSEATEVFNKFIQTWESYSSSIPKEIIASLENSVETIQRLLLEFATNSTQSIVHFITLIPGFLIHFLVYLVALFLISLDLPKLKKRLKKYLSERTHQRLAMIVTQLSKAGIGFIKAQFLLSLITFFLALAGLLLLKVDYAVIMALLIVVVDILPILGTGSVLVPWGIISIANGNSGLGIGLIVLFVIITVIRRIIEPKVFSTNLGISPLAALVSVYLGFQLLGFIGLFIGPAFVILVETMVKAGVIKFSIKL
- a CDS encoding DedA family protein, which codes for MHEFIQSIFTFLADLGYIGIALALMIEVIPSEIVLAYAGYLVSREEISFVGAVIAGTIGGTIAQLFLYWMGYYGGRPFLDKYGKYLLIKKKHLDLSEQWFEKYGSGVIFTARFIPVVRHAISIPAGIAKMSWKKFTFYTTCAVIPWSIFFIFLGERLGSHWQEIDEIARPYLRPVIIVAIVVTVIYIVLQVYRRKRT